The Thermobispora bispora DSM 43833 genome window below encodes:
- a CDS encoding chaplin family protein, with amino-acid sequence MRTWAKGSASAAFLAAGVMALGSGTAYADTIGDGSIGGGNQINLPINLPIDISGNAVSVGGHAEAFSHGGASATVGSGGSSGNRTSGSKSILGGNQVNAPITAPINVCGNAISLFGEADARCKGGAQAGTSGQGVSAGGNRTSGSKSILGGNQVIAPISAAVNACGTAIAILGRAEADCKGGASAGAGGRGVSAGGNRTSGSKSILGGNQVVAPITAPINVCGTSIAVLGNAFAGCKGGASAGAGGRGVSAGGNRTSGSKSILGGNQVVAPITAPINVCGTSIAVLGNAFSGCKGGAEVGKGKGRTIDHGYREGGGRLPSSDRKGWRKGKTATWKWHKGYVPASKGHDTDRRYAPGSGSQVIITTVKHKPGVSAGGNRTSGARSILGGNQVVAPITAPINVCGNAIGVLGDVFAGCRGGAVVKGGVSAGGNRTSGARSILGGNQVVAPITAPINVCGNAIGVLGDAKAGCRGGAAVAGGVSAGGNRTSGYGSILGGNQVVAPITAPINVCGNSVAVLGDAAAGCFGTARVGGRAQSVHHLAAVKREGALSEVPALPVLSDLKEASGLRKRMSASALPSAPVIGDLPNLKGLPSLPNVPVLSDSARKPESGAAATLEQATGNLPVGGVLRNVTDTAKSVLPLDGLLR; translated from the coding sequence ATGCGAACGTGGGCGAAGGGCTCGGCTTCCGCGGCCTTCCTCGCCGCCGGTGTCATGGCCCTTGGCAGCGGTACGGCTTACGCCGACACCATCGGTGACGGCTCGATCGGTGGCGGCAACCAGATCAACCTCCCCATCAACCTCCCGATCGACATCAGCGGCAACGCGGTGAGCGTCGGCGGCCACGCGGAGGCCTTCTCCCACGGCGGCGCGTCCGCCACCGTCGGCAGCGGCGGGAGCTCGGGCAACCGGACCTCCGGGAGCAAGAGCATCCTGGGCGGCAACCAGGTGAACGCGCCGATCACCGCCCCGATCAACGTCTGCGGCAACGCGATCTCGCTCTTCGGCGAGGCGGACGCCCGGTGCAAGGGCGGGGCCCAGGCCGGCACGTCCGGGCAGGGTGTCTCGGCCGGTGGCAACCGCACCTCCGGGAGCAAGAGCATCCTGGGCGGCAACCAGGTGATCGCCCCGATCAGCGCGGCGGTCAACGCCTGCGGCACCGCGATCGCGATCCTCGGCCGGGCGGAGGCCGACTGCAAGGGCGGGGCGTCGGCCGGTGCGGGCGGCCGGGGTGTCTCGGCCGGTGGCAACCGCACCTCCGGGAGCAAGAGCATCCTGGGCGGCAACCAGGTGGTCGCCCCGATCACCGCGCCGATCAACGTCTGCGGCACGTCGATCGCGGTGCTCGGCAACGCCTTCGCCGGGTGCAAGGGCGGGGCGTCGGCCGGTGCGGGCGGCCGGGGTGTCTCGGCCGGTGGCAACCGCACCTCCGGGAGCAAGAGCATCCTGGGCGGCAACCAGGTGGTCGCTCCGATCACCGCGCCGATCAACGTCTGCGGCACGTCGATCGCGGTGCTCGGCAACGCCTTCTCCGGCTGCAAGGGCGGCGCCGAGGTCGGCAAGGGCAAGGGCCGGACGATCGACCACGGCTACCGCGAGGGCGGCGGGCGGCTCCCCAGCAGCGACCGCAAGGGGTGGCGCAAGGGCAAGACCGCCACGTGGAAGTGGCACAAGGGCTACGTCCCGGCCTCCAAGGGGCATGACACCGACCGGCGGTACGCGCCGGGCAGCGGCAGCCAGGTGATCATCACCACGGTCAAGCACAAGCCGGGCGTCTCGGCCGGTGGCAACCGCACCTCGGGCGCCCGGAGCATCCTGGGTGGCAACCAGGTGGTCGCCCCGATCACCGCGCCGATCAACGTCTGCGGCAACGCCATCGGCGTCCTCGGCGACGTCTTCGCCGGCTGCCGTGGCGGTGCGGTGGTGAAGGGCGGCGTCTCGGCCGGTGGCAACCGCACCTCGGGCGCCCGGAGCATCCTGGGTGGCAACCAGGTGGTCGCCCCGATCACCGCGCCGATCAACGTCTGCGGCAACGCCATCGGCGTCCTCGGCGATGCCAAGGCGGGCTGCCGGGGTGGCGCCGCGGTCGCCGGCGGGGTCTCCGCCGGTGGCAACCGGACCTCCGGGTACGGGAGCATCCTCGGCGGGAACCAGGTGGTCGCCCCGATCACCGCGCCGATCAACGTCTGCGGTAACTCCGTGGCGGTCCTCGGCGACGCGGCCGCCGGGTGCTTCGGCACCGCGCGGGTCGGCGGCCGGGCCCAGAGCGTCCACCACCTCGCCGCCGTCAAGCGCGAGGGCGCGCTCTCCGAGGTGCCGGCCCTCCCCGTGCTCTCCGACCTGAAGGAGGCGAGCGGCCTGCGCAAGCGGATGAGCGCGTCCGCCCTGCCGTCCGCCCCGGTCATCGGGGACCTGCCCAACCTGAAGGGCCTGCCCTCGCTGCCGAACGTGCCCGTCCTCAGCGACAGCGCGCGCAAGCCGGAGTCCGGTGCCGCCGCCACCCTGGAGCAGGCGACCGGCAACCTGCCGGTGGGCGGCGTGCTCCGCAACGTGACCGACACCGCCAAGAGCGTCCTTCCGCTGGACGGTCTGCTCCGATGA
- a CDS encoding M20/M25/M40 family metallo-hydrolase yields the protein MTPINGEEEVVELCRDLIRIDTTNAGDNAGPGEREAAEYVAAKLSEVGLEPVILESDTRRASVIARIEGTDPDRDALLLHGHLDVVPFDAADWRYHPLSGEIAEGCVWGRGAVDMKDMDAMILAVVRQRLSEGRRPPRDVVLAFTADEEAGGRYGAQWLVDKHPELFEGCTEAIGEVGGFSVTIDGRERLYLIEAAEKGIAWMRLSATGRAGHGSMLNDENAVTEIAEAVARLGRYEWPVRLTPTVRAFFAEVFGREVTAEEAESLVASLGPLARMVGATLRNTVNPTMLQAGYKANVIPQTATAHVDGRFLPGHEEEFFATVDELLGPNVTREFVYHDIAVESPFEGPLVQAISDALRAEDPTARAVPYTLSGGTDLKAFSRLGIRGFGFTPLRLPPELDFAGMFHGVDERVPVDSLRFGVRVLDRFLDYS from the coding sequence ATGACCCCGATCAACGGGGAGGAGGAGGTCGTCGAGCTATGCCGGGACCTGATCCGCATCGACACGACCAACGCGGGTGACAACGCGGGACCGGGGGAGCGGGAGGCCGCCGAGTACGTCGCCGCCAAGCTCTCCGAGGTCGGCCTCGAGCCGGTGATCCTGGAGTCCGACACCCGGCGGGCCAGCGTGATCGCCCGCATCGAGGGAACCGACCCCGACCGGGACGCGCTGCTGCTCCACGGCCACCTGGACGTGGTGCCGTTCGACGCCGCGGACTGGCGGTACCACCCGCTGAGCGGTGAGATCGCCGAGGGGTGCGTGTGGGGCCGTGGCGCGGTCGACATGAAGGACATGGACGCGATGATCCTCGCCGTGGTGCGGCAGCGCCTCAGCGAGGGGCGCAGGCCGCCGCGGGACGTGGTGCTCGCGTTCACCGCGGACGAGGAGGCCGGCGGCCGGTACGGTGCGCAGTGGCTGGTCGACAAGCACCCTGAGCTGTTCGAGGGCTGCACCGAGGCGATCGGCGAGGTCGGCGGCTTCAGCGTGACCATCGACGGCAGGGAGCGCCTCTACCTGATCGAGGCGGCCGAGAAGGGCATCGCCTGGATGCGGCTGTCCGCCACGGGCCGCGCCGGGCACGGGTCGATGCTCAACGACGAGAACGCGGTGACGGAGATCGCCGAGGCCGTGGCCCGCCTGGGCCGCTACGAGTGGCCGGTACGGCTGACGCCGACGGTGCGGGCCTTCTTCGCCGAGGTGTTCGGCCGCGAGGTGACCGCCGAGGAGGCGGAGTCGCTGGTGGCCTCACTCGGCCCGCTGGCCCGGATGGTCGGGGCGACCCTGCGCAACACGGTCAACCCGACCATGCTGCAGGCCGGTTACAAGGCGAACGTGATCCCGCAGACCGCGACCGCCCACGTGGACGGGCGGTTCCTCCCCGGCCACGAGGAGGAGTTCTTCGCCACGGTCGACGAGCTGCTCGGGCCCAACGTGACCCGGGAGTTCGTCTACCACGACATCGCGGTGGAGTCGCCGTTCGAGGGCCCGCTGGTGCAGGCGATCTCGGATGCGCTGCGCGCCGAGGATCCCACGGCGCGGGCCGTGCCGTACACGCTGAGCGGGGGCACCGACCTGAAGGCGTTCAGTCGGCTCGGCATCCGGGGGTTCGGCTTCACGCCGCTCCGGCTTCCCCCGGAGCTCGACTTCGCCGGGATGTTCCACGGAGTCGATGAGCGGGTTCCGGTGGATTCGCTCCGGTTTGGGGTGCGAGTGCTTGACCGTTTCCTCGATTACTCGTGA